Proteins co-encoded in one Polynucleobacter sp. MG-6-Vaara-E2 genomic window:
- the rpmI gene encoding 50S ribosomal protein L35, which yields MPKMKSKSSAKKRFTVRAGGTIKRGQAFKRHILTKKTTKNKRHLRGSTEVAKSDVKSIRSMLPYA from the coding sequence ATGCCCAAGATGAAGAGCAAGAGTAGCGCTAAGAAGCGCTTCACGGTTCGCGCAGGCGGAACGATCAAACGAGGTCAGGCTTTCAAACGCCACATCCTCACTAAGAAGACCACCAAGAACAAGCGTCATTTGCGTGGTTCCACAGAAGTTGCGAAATCTGATGTTAAGTCAATTCGCTCCATGCTTCCTTACGCTTAA
- the infC gene encoding translation initiation factor IF-3 — MATEKLQRINREITAPEVRLIGIDGEPIGVVKLSEALAAAEEKETDLVEIAPTAVPPVVRIMDFGKFKYQEAKRMHEAKLKQKVIQVKEVKFRPGTDDGDYGVKLRNLIRFLEDGDKTKITLRFRGREMAHQEIGARMLERLKLDLQEFGQVEQFPKMEGRQMVMVLAPIRKAK; from the coding sequence ATCGCTACTGAAAAATTGCAGCGCATTAACCGGGAAATTACTGCTCCTGAAGTGCGTTTGATTGGAATTGATGGAGAGCCCATCGGTGTAGTTAAGTTGAGTGAAGCCTTGGCTGCAGCAGAAGAGAAAGAGACCGATTTGGTTGAAATTGCTCCGACAGCTGTGCCACCTGTAGTCCGAATCATGGACTTTGGCAAATTCAAGTACCAAGAAGCGAAGCGGATGCATGAAGCTAAGCTGAAGCAAAAAGTGATTCAGGTGAAGGAAGTTAAATTCCGTCCCGGCACTGATGATGGTGACTACGGTGTGAAGCTACGCAATTTAATCCGCTTTTTGGAAGATGGCGATAAGACAAAAATTACGCTACGTTTTCGGGGTCGTGAAATGGCCCACCAAGAAATCGGAGCAAGAATGTTGGAACGTTTGAAGTTGGACTTACAAGAGTTTGGCCAAGTTGAACAGTTTCCTAAGATGGAAGGTCGCCAGATGGTGATGGTATTGGCCCCCATTCGTAAGGCTAAGTAA
- the thrS gene encoding threonine--tRNA ligase: MPVVTLPDGSKREFDAPVRVADVAQSIGSGLAKAALGGIVDGKMVDTSFLIDKDAQLAIITDKSPEALEIVRHSTAHLLAYAVKELFPEAQVTIGPVVDNGFYYDFSYHRPFTPDDLVALEKKMTELAKKDEPVVRSVMPRDEAVTFFKDQGEHYKAEIIASIPQNEDVSLYAEGKFTDLCRGPHVPSTGKLKVFKLMKLAGAYWRGDSKNEMLQRIYGTAWLRKEDQDAYLHMLEESEKRDHRRLGKQLDLFHFQEEAPGLIFWHPKGWSIWQEVEQYMRRVYQQEGYQEVKAPQILDRALWEKSGHWENYKENMFTTESENRAYALKPMNCPGHVQIYNSGLHSYRELPLRFGEFGQCHRNEPSGALHGLMRVRGFTQDDGHIFCTEDQIQSEVAQFDKAVRAVYQDFGFAEVAVKLALRPEKRVGDDAIWDKAEEALRGALKASGQEWEELPGEGAFYGPKIEYHLKDSIGRTWQCGTIQVDFSMPARLGAEYVAEDNSRKTPVMLHRAIVGSLERFIGILIENHAGNMPVWLAPTQAVVLNISGNSAAYAQQVQQLLKKQGFRVESDLRNEKITYKIREHALQKIPFLLVVGDKESESNTVAVRARGGVDLGVMPIDAFVARLQQDISQKVGPEPS, translated from the coding sequence ATGCCAGTAGTTACTCTGCCCGATGGATCAAAACGTGAGTTTGATGCTCCCGTTCGTGTAGCGGATGTTGCCCAAAGCATCGGCAGTGGGCTAGCCAAAGCAGCCCTTGGCGGTATTGTTGATGGCAAGATGGTCGATACCAGCTTCTTGATTGATAAAGATGCCCAGCTTGCCATCATTACTGATAAGAGTCCTGAGGCCTTAGAGATTGTGCGTCACTCAACAGCGCACTTATTGGCATACGCTGTAAAAGAATTATTCCCGGAAGCACAAGTCACCATCGGCCCAGTTGTTGACAATGGTTTTTACTATGACTTTTCTTATCACCGCCCATTCACACCAGATGATTTGGTAGCGTTAGAAAAGAAAATGACTGAGCTTGCTAAAAAAGACGAGCCAGTGGTGCGCAGTGTTATGCCACGCGATGAAGCTGTCACATTTTTCAAGGATCAAGGCGAACATTACAAAGCTGAAATCATTGCTAGCATTCCGCAGAATGAGGATGTCTCGCTTTACGCAGAAGGGAAGTTCACCGACCTTTGTCGAGGGCCTCACGTGCCTTCCACTGGCAAATTAAAAGTATTTAAGTTGATGAAGCTTGCTGGCGCTTACTGGCGTGGTGACAGTAAGAATGAGATGTTACAGCGTATCTACGGCACGGCCTGGTTGCGCAAAGAAGATCAAGACGCTTACTTGCATATGCTTGAAGAGTCTGAAAAACGTGATCATCGCCGCCTAGGAAAGCAGCTTGATTTGTTCCATTTCCAGGAAGAAGCTCCCGGCCTGATTTTCTGGCATCCAAAGGGTTGGTCTATTTGGCAAGAAGTAGAGCAATACATGCGACGCGTGTATCAACAGGAAGGTTACCAAGAGGTGAAAGCGCCTCAGATTCTGGATCGCGCGCTTTGGGAAAAATCAGGTCACTGGGAAAACTATAAAGAGAATATGTTTACGACCGAGTCGGAGAATCGGGCTTATGCATTAAAGCCGATGAACTGCCCAGGTCACGTGCAAATTTATAACTCGGGCTTACATAGCTATCGTGAGCTGCCATTGCGCTTTGGTGAGTTTGGTCAATGTCATCGTAACGAACCCTCAGGCGCATTGCATGGCTTGATGCGTGTGCGTGGTTTCACGCAAGATGATGGCCATATTTTCTGTACTGAAGACCAGATTCAGTCTGAGGTCGCTCAGTTCGATAAAGCGGTACGTGCCGTTTATCAAGACTTCGGCTTTGCCGAAGTCGCTGTGAAGTTGGCTCTCCGTCCGGAAAAGCGTGTTGGTGATGATGCGATTTGGGATAAAGCAGAGGAAGCACTTCGCGGTGCCTTAAAGGCTTCTGGTCAAGAATGGGAAGAATTACCAGGTGAGGGAGCTTTTTACGGTCCAAAGATCGAATACCACCTCAAGGACTCTATAGGGCGAACATGGCAGTGTGGCACGATTCAGGTCGACTTCTCAATGCCGGCTCGTCTTGGTGCTGAATATGTGGCTGAAGATAACAGCCGCAAGACCCCAGTCATGCTCCATAGGGCAATTGTGGGCTCTTTAGAACGTTTTATCGGCATTTTGATCGAAAACCACGCTGGAAATATGCCGGTTTGGCTCGCCCCAACGCAGGCTGTGGTCCTCAATATCTCTGGAAATTCTGCTGCATATGCACAACAAGTGCAGCAATTGCTGAAAAAACAAGGGTTTAGAGTCGAATCCGATTTGCGGAACGAGAAAATTACGTATAAAATACGCGAGCACGCATTACAGAAGATCCCATTTTTGCTTGTCGTAGGGGATAAGGAATCAGAAAGTAATACGGTGGCCGTTCGTGCCCGTGGCGGAGTGGATTTGGGTGTAATGCCTATTGATGCCTTCGTTGCCCGACTCCAGCAGGATATATCCCAGAAAGTCGGACCCGAGCCTAGCTAG
- a CDS encoding bifunctional (p)ppGpp synthetase/guanosine-3',5'-bis(diphosphate) 3'-pyrophosphohydrolase: MANTPTKPEKASLFQDAWYGEPAETHAHGVAQILQSLNLDEATLIAANNIARTHSKEALTKLVGEEPAKLLISYRGLRQAQAKLVREDGGLSVSGQEEMLRKMLLAFGDDLRVILIYLASRLQTLRWVTQEKIEMPAPWAQEILNIDASLANRLGIWQMKWEMEDLAFRVLSPVVYRDIAKMLDAKRIERQAFIERIVRELQAELKAAHIPGDVLGRPKHIYSIWKKMQGKSLDFANLYDVRAFRVLVEDVKTCYAVLGIVHNVWQPVPREFDDYIARPKPNGYQSLHTVVMNEDGTAFEIQVRTREMHQQAEYGLAAHWRYKEGAYAGMATPPRTNKPSINHQQGTHSAEVAYERQIAWARQLISWKEDAWEQLKHHEIDDHIYVLTPLGKVISLEKGSTPIDFAYAVHTNLGHRCRGARVDGAMVPLETALKNGQTVEIIAVKHGGPSRDWISPDKHYVRSQRARQRVRAWFNALDDEEAGQVSKAPDIKAEANLEVKPTTPEIILRHSSRKTGQVGDVLVVGVDSLLTQLARCCRPVPPDPIAGFVTQGRGVSIHRRSCKTFRGLLDRAPERVIQTAWTASVSNPEVSSEQKRVFPADLVVTGLDRAELMRELFEILTRQGVHVTDLRKSTKKGLAQILLTVEVKDSEVLRVVQNSLEEVKGVTQVRRR, translated from the coding sequence ATGGCAAATACGCCTACTAAACCCGAAAAAGCTTCTCTCTTTCAGGATGCTTGGTATGGTGAACCAGCTGAGACACACGCCCATGGTGTTGCACAGATATTGCAATCACTCAATTTGGATGAGGCAACTTTAATTGCAGCAAACAATATTGCCCGCACTCACAGCAAAGAGGCTCTCACTAAGCTAGTCGGAGAAGAGCCTGCCAAACTCCTAATAAGTTATCGAGGTTTGCGTCAGGCGCAGGCGAAGTTGGTGCGCGAAGATGGCGGGCTAAGTGTTTCTGGTCAAGAGGAGATGCTGCGCAAAATGCTTTTGGCATTTGGCGATGACTTAAGAGTTATTCTGATTTATCTTGCCTCCCGACTTCAGACCTTACGCTGGGTTACTCAAGAGAAGATCGAGATGCCCGCACCCTGGGCACAAGAAATTCTCAATATTGATGCTTCTTTGGCAAATCGTTTAGGTATCTGGCAAATGAAGTGGGAGATGGAGGATTTGGCCTTCCGCGTTCTATCACCAGTGGTCTATCGCGATATCGCCAAGATGCTCGATGCCAAGCGGATTGAGCGCCAGGCATTTATTGAGCGCATTGTGCGAGAACTTCAAGCAGAGTTAAAGGCGGCTCACATCCCTGGAGACGTATTGGGTAGACCAAAACATATCTACAGCATTTGGAAAAAAATGCAGGGTAAGTCACTCGACTTTGCCAATCTGTATGACGTGAGAGCATTTCGGGTTCTGGTTGAGGATGTAAAAACGTGTTATGCCGTATTGGGTATCGTGCATAACGTCTGGCAACCGGTGCCTCGTGAGTTTGATGACTACATTGCTAGACCTAAGCCCAACGGTTATCAATCGCTGCATACCGTCGTCATGAATGAAGACGGAACTGCATTTGAAATTCAGGTGCGCACCCGTGAGATGCATCAGCAAGCTGAGTATGGTTTAGCTGCACACTGGCGTTATAAGGAGGGCGCTTATGCTGGTATGGCCACACCTCCCAGGACAAATAAGCCCAGTATCAATCACCAACAGGGCACACATAGCGCTGAAGTTGCGTACGAAAGACAGATTGCTTGGGCAAGGCAATTGATCTCGTGGAAAGAGGATGCTTGGGAGCAGCTCAAGCATCATGAAATCGATGATCATATTTATGTGCTGACACCACTAGGGAAGGTGATCTCTTTGGAGAAAGGATCAACTCCCATCGACTTTGCTTATGCTGTTCACACGAATTTAGGTCATCGTTGTCGTGGCGCGCGCGTTGATGGTGCAATGGTGCCTCTTGAGACTGCACTTAAGAATGGTCAAACTGTTGAGATCATTGCAGTCAAGCATGGCGGCCCATCGCGTGATTGGATTAGTCCGGATAAGCATTACGTACGCTCGCAAAGAGCGCGTCAGCGAGTACGTGCTTGGTTTAATGCACTCGATGATGAAGAGGCTGGTCAAGTTTCAAAAGCCCCGGACATTAAAGCGGAAGCCAATCTTGAAGTAAAACCTACTACTCCAGAAATTATTCTGCGCCATAGCAGTCGTAAAACCGGGCAGGTTGGTGATGTCTTAGTAGTTGGAGTGGATTCATTGCTAACGCAATTAGCGCGTTGCTGCAGACCTGTACCACCAGATCCTATCGCGGGATTTGTGACTCAAGGTAGAGGAGTCTCCATTCATCGCCGTTCTTGTAAAACATTCAGGGGTCTATTAGATAGAGCGCCTGAAAGAGTTATTCAGACAGCTTGGACAGCATCCGTTTCTAACCCTGAAGTAAGTTCAGAGCAAAAACGGGTCTTCCCGGCAGACCTGGTAGTAACTGGATTAGATCGAGCTGAACTCATGCGGGAGCTATTTGAGATTCTGACGCGTCAAGGTGTTCATGTGACTGATTTACGCAAATCGACCAAAAAAGGTCTGGCACAGATCCTTTTGACGGTTGAGGTGAAGGATTCTGAAGTATTAAGGGTGGTTCAAAATAGCCTAGAAGAGGTCAAAGGGGTCACCCAAGTACGTCGCCGGTGA